In bacterium, a single genomic region encodes these proteins:
- a CDS encoding SIS domain-containing protein, giving the protein MMSVEVEKLCERYPDLIACRKDIESAIDTIKGCYENNNKVLTCGNGGSAADAEHIVGELMKGSRKKRKVSSVFSEKIKGFYPQECEQLCDNLQTPLPAVALTSHLSFTTAFNNDMNPEFTFTQQLFGLGKEGDVLIALSTSGNAKNVINACKLAKVLGIKTVALTGRDGGRLKDICDIVIRVPEDETFLIQEYHLPIYHAICSAIENEFFEE; this is encoded by the coding sequence ATTATGAGCGTCGAAGTTGAAAAATTATGCGAGCGATATCCTGACTTAATTGCCTGCAGAAAAGATATCGAATCTGCAATAGACACAATAAAGGGATGTTATGAAAACAATAATAAAGTATTAACTTGCGGAAACGGCGGAAGCGCAGCCGATGCTGAACATATAGTAGGCGAATTAATGAAGGGGTCTCGTAAGAAAAGGAAGGTTTCAAGTGTTTTTTCTGAAAAAATAAAAGGATTTTATCCGCAAGAGTGTGAACAATTATGCGACAACCTCCAAACTCCGCTGCCTGCGGTTGCGCTCACTTCTCATTTATCTTTTACAACAGCTTTTAACAATGATATGAATCCGGAGTTTACTTTTACACAGCAACTTTTTGGGCTTGGGAAAGAGGGAGATGTTTTAATAGCATTGTCCACTTCCGGAAATGCAAAAAATGTTATCAATGCTTGCAAACTGGCAAAAGTTCTGGGTATAAAAACTGTCGCTTTAACAGGAAGAGACGGGGGGAGGCTTAAAGATATATGCGATATTGTTATACGTGTTCCGGAGGATGAAACATTTCTTATTCAGGAATACCACCTACCTATTTATCACGCAATATGTTCTGCAATAGAGAATGAATTTTTCGAGGAATAG
- a CDS encoding MBL fold metallo-hydrolase produces the protein MIIKCWGARGSIPVSGKEYIKYGGSTTCMEVRSKNGEIIIIDAGSGIRKLGIKLLEEKKYSYDIVFTHAHWDHLLGFPFFKPIYTQKARIKMYGYPFAQKSIKELLKISMTPPYFPVNYEDIKANISYHEACKDKFRIDSVTVIPISLSHPNGGLGYKFIEDNKSFVFLTDNELTFKHPGGLDYKDYVDFSSGADLLIHDCEYTQKDYKTKKGWGHSIYKDALKLAMEANVKKFGLFHHNQEREDKDLDKIVKDCKQIIKKEKSNLKCFAVYEGMQIKL, from the coding sequence ATGATTATTAAATGTTGGGGGGCAAGGGGCTCAATACCGGTTTCGGGCAAAGAATATATTAAATATGGAGGTTCTACCACTTGCATGGAGGTAAGGAGCAAGAATGGCGAAATAATCATAATCGATGCGGGTTCAGGTATTAGAAAATTAGGGATTAAACTTCTTGAAGAAAAAAAGTATAGTTATGATATCGTTTTTACACATGCGCATTGGGATCATCTATTGGGGTTTCCGTTTTTTAAGCCCATATATACCCAAAAAGCGCGTATAAAAATGTATGGTTATCCGTTTGCCCAAAAATCAATCAAGGAACTTCTCAAAATATCAATGACTCCTCCTTATTTCCCTGTAAATTATGAAGATATCAAGGCCAACATTTCTTATCATGAGGCTTGTAAGGATAAGTTTCGGATAGATTCCGTTACGGTTATCCCGATATCGTTAAGTCACCCCAATGGTGGATTAGGTTATAAATTTATAGAAGATAACAAATCTTTTGTTTTTCTAACAGATAATGAATTAACCTTTAAACACCCCGGAGGGCTTGATTATAAAGATTATGTGGATTTTTCGTCAGGAGCCGACCTGCTTATACACGATTGCGAATATACACAAAAGGATTATAAAACTAAAAAAGGTTGGGGACATTCCATTTACAAAGATGCGTTAAAATTAGCCATGGAAGCTAATGTGAAAAAGTTTGGTCTATTCCATCATAATCAGGAGAGAGAAGACAAGGATTTAGACAAAATAGTTAAAGATTGTAAGCAGATAATTAAGAAAGAAAAGAGCAATTTGAAATGTTTTGCTGTTTATGAGGGAATGCAAATTAAGTTGTAA
- a CDS encoding zf-HC2 domain-containing protein, translating to MICKDYEKQISGILDGEKLPRQILSHIDECKSCLNFYRDTIDLQRGFSEIEKLEPSLDFDAKILEKLKMRPSYYKILILISPFIIFISFLLTSLVVGRYSTQITVFCAKILKIWEVLSGLFSYKFYISGILLFLSAAFIVITFSVFDIVLLSKLIKNGGEL from the coding sequence ATGATTTGCAAAGACTACGAAAAACAAATCTCAGGGATTTTGGATGGAGAAAAACTTCCCCGCCAAATTTTATCTCATATAGACGAATGCAAATCTTGTCTTAATTTTTATAGAGATACCATAGATTTACAAAGGGGTTTCAGCGAGATAGAAAAATTAGAACCATCGCTGGATTTTGATGCAAAGATTCTTGAAAAACTAAAAATGCGACCTTCCTATTACAAGATTCTAATTTTAATCAGTCCCTTTATTATTTTTATTTCTTTTTTGCTTACCTCTCTTGTTGTTGGAAGATACTCCACTCAAATTACCGTGTTTTGCGCAAAAATATTAAAAATCTGGGAAGTTTTATCCGGATTGTTTTCATATAAATTTTACATCTCTGGAATTTTATTGTTTCTAAGTGCCGCATTTATTGTCATTACTTTTAGCGTATTTGATATCGTTTTACTTTCAAAACTTATTAAAAATGGAGGAGAGTTATGA
- a CDS encoding polymer-forming cytoskeletal protein — MKKVLILFCFLMLSSVLLASEVFHIEQSTIIKEDLVLIGKSCVIDGTVRGDAVIINGNLELNGTVEGDAVVLGGEAIVNGQSHVKGDLVIVGGNLIKAEGAFVDGEVVIISLGPLKNLFKLIPSVVQFSTENGKITIEGDSIIKPFGQGTRQTHTRHTFGWKPSPILPSWILLVKGIALSMFIMIFTAIFSSGSETMALYLEKKPRQAFFAGFLAQILFVPAIIVLVFSIIGILFIPFLMLAYPIALLVALVPCSLFIGKKIVKESAFFNEKRSLISLIGLLILFIMLFLGQLLQIGSSALNIIGGSICFLTLFAFYLYFTFGLGCLILSRVGTRKP, encoded by the coding sequence ATGAAAAAAGTATTGATATTGTTTTGTTTTTTAATGTTATCTTCCGTATTATTGGCTAGTGAAGTTTTCCACATCGAGCAATCCACAATTATAAAAGAGGACTTGGTTCTCATAGGCAAATCCTGCGTGATAGATGGAACCGTTAGAGGAGATGCCGTTATTATTAACGGAAACTTAGAACTTAACGGAACGGTTGAGGGAGATGCCGTCGTTCTCGGCGGAGAAGCAATAGTCAACGGACAAAGCCACGTAAAAGGAGATTTGGTTATTGTAGGAGGAAACCTTATAAAAGCAGAAGGTGCTTTTGTAGACGGCGAGGTCGTAATAATCTCCCTGGGACCCTTAAAAAATCTGTTTAAACTTATACCCTCGGTCGTGCAATTCTCAACGGAAAACGGCAAAATCACAATTGAAGGAGACAGTATAATAAAGCCCTTCGGACAAGGGACAAGACAGACGCATACACGACATACATTTGGATGGAAACCCAGCCCAATTTTGCCCTCTTGGATATTACTCGTAAAAGGGATTGCTCTATCAATGTTTATAATGATTTTCACTGCTATTTTCTCATCCGGGTCAGAAACAATGGCGCTTTATTTAGAGAAAAAACCGAGGCAAGCTTTCTTTGCCGGATTTTTAGCGCAGATTTTATTTGTTCCTGCGATTATCGTTCTTGTTTTTAGCATAATCGGAATTTTATTTATTCCTTTCTTAATGCTCGCTTATCCTATAGCATTGCTTGTAGCTCTTGTGCCTTGTTCGCTTTTTATAGGCAAAAAAATCGTTAAAGAATCCGCTTTTTTTAATGAAAAGAGATCTCTAATATCATTGATAGGACTTCTCATCCTTTTTATTATGCTTTTCCTGGGGCAACTGCTTCAAATAGGAAGCTCCGCATTAAATATTATTGGAGGAAGTATTTGCTTTTTAACACTTTTTGCATTTTATCTCTATTTTACTTTCGGGCTGGGCTGTCTTATATTATCAAGAGTAGGCACGAGAAAACCCTGA
- a CDS encoding RNA polymerase sigma factor produces the protein MELDAKFIEKLYKKDEEALGVFLGEFKVPLYNYIYRIIYNRHDAEDILQEVFLKIFRNIFKIDFSKNYKSFIYKIARNATLDFLKKRKEEYKFNKKPIEKDEESCEKLEIKNTIEIALRSLNTKERELIVLKYIQGFKISEISEILKIPESTIKIRTFRIIRKMRNYMQDK, from the coding sequence ATGGAACTGGATGCAAAATTCATAGAAAAGTTATATAAAAAGGACGAAGAAGCATTAGGAGTCTTTTTGGGCGAATTCAAAGTCCCGCTTTATAATTATATTTATAGAATAATTTATAACAGGCACGATGCGGAAGATATTCTGCAAGAAGTATTCTTAAAGATTTTCCGAAATATTTTCAAAATAGACTTTTCTAAAAATTACAAGTCTTTTATTTATAAAATAGCAAGAAATGCAACCCTGGACTTTCTTAAAAAAAGAAAAGAAGAATATAAGTTTAACAAGAAACCGATAGAAAAAGACGAAGAATCCTGCGAAAAATTAGAGATAAAAAACACTATAGAAATAGCGCTAAGGAGTCTAAATACAAAAGAAAGAGAGTTAATTGTTTTGAAGTATATCCAAGGTTTTAAAATTTCCGAGATCAGCGAAATTCTCAAAATACCCGAAAGTACAATTAAGATAAGGACATTTAGGATAATAAGAAAAATGAGAAATTATATGCAAGACAAATAA
- a CDS encoding helix-turn-helix transcriptional regulator: MKRRTEQTILLAKEIGLKLRNIRKKLELTQKQLSQKIPDKLDYTYIGKIERGEILPSLKMLKRISEGLKVPVDFFFQKETVTELLNILPQEIRDIARDIDKVAFFRAIKELDKKDIPLVTEIIRILNKHRISLNEGKVHRYFPSAEHTVRLVAEKKTSYKRKKSDK, encoded by the coding sequence ATGAAACGACGAACTGAACAAACTATTTTGTTAGCAAAAGAGATTGGTCTAAAGCTAAGAAATATAAGGAAAAAACTGGAATTAACTCAAAAACAGCTTTCTCAAAAGATACCGGATAAATTAGATTATACATATATTGGAAAAATTGAACGGGGCGAAATACTACCTTCACTTAAAATGCTTAAAAGGATAAGTGAGGGATTGAAAGTTCCTGTAGATTTTTTCTTTCAAAAAGAAACAGTGACAGAGTTACTGAACATTCTGCCTCAAGAGATCAGAGATATTGCTCGGGACATTGATAAAGTTGCTTTTTTTAGAGCAATAAAAGAACTGGACAAAAAAGATATTCCTTTAGTAACTGAAATAATAAGAATACTGAACAAACATCGTATATCTTTGAATGAGGGCAAAGTTCACAGATATTTTCCTTCCGCAGAACACACGGTTAGGTTGGTAGCCGAAAAGAAAACTTCTTATAAGCGCAAGAAATCTGACAAATAA
- a CDS encoding diaminopimelate epimerase: protein MNNFGLEFLKVSGTGNDFIIVINVENKYNYEWSSLAKNLCRRHLSIGADGLIVLETSLKANARMRIFNSDGSEAEMCGNAARCSARVLVHKKLTIPGEVSLETLSGIITAQVKEDTVKIKMTPPHSFKEEIHIKIDGTDYIGSFINTGVPHAVFLTDDINKIDLLEIAPKIRNNEQFQPEGTNVNFVQILDNNSMSIRTYERGVEDETYACGTGAVASSIVNFIKGNLKTNLIKVQTKGGELTVSIEGTPDKIENIYLASPVEIIYSAKISPR, encoded by the coding sequence ATGAATAATTTTGGGTTGGAATTTTTAAAGGTGTCCGGAACTGGTAACGACTTCATCATAGTTATAAATGTAGAAAATAAATATAACTATGAATGGTCCAGTCTGGCAAAAAATCTATGCAGGCGTCACCTATCTATAGGAGCAGATGGGCTTATCGTATTGGAAACTTCTCTCAAAGCAAATGCCAGAATGAGAATATTTAATTCTGACGGGAGCGAAGCAGAGATGTGCGGTAATGCAGCGCGCTGTTCTGCGCGGGTTCTTGTGCATAAAAAACTAACTATCCCAGGTGAAGTTAGTCTGGAAACACTCTCCGGAATTATCACGGCACAGGTAAAAGAGGATACAGTGAAAATAAAAATGACACCACCACATAGTTTCAAGGAAGAGATACATATAAAAATTGATGGCACGGATTATATCGGAAGTTTTATTAATACAGGCGTCCCTCATGCTGTTTTTTTAACTGACGACATAAATAAAATAGACTTACTTGAGATTGCGCCTAAAATCAGAAATAATGAACAGTTTCAGCCGGAAGGAACAAATGTCAACTTTGTGCAAATCCTAGATAATAATTCAATGTCCATCCGCACATATGAAAGAGGAGTGGAAGACGAAACCTATGCATGCGGCACAGGCGCCGTTGCTTCAAGTATCGTAAATTTTATAAAAGGCAACTTAAAAACAAACCTTATAAAAGTGCAAACAAAAGGCGGAGAATTAACTGTTTCCATAGAAGGGACACCCGATAAAATAGAAAATATTTACCTTGCCAGTCCCGTTGAAATAATTTATTCAGCAAAAATTTCACCCCGTTAG
- a CDS encoding LL-diaminopimelate aminotransferase: MIDVSKKLKALVEYPFAELDRKKAEVLKKGGDVISLGIGDPDLGPFPSVIEKLKESTSTLNVNKYPSYKGSEELRYAVAKWYKDRFGVKLDHETEVLILIGAKEGIGHIPLAFVDQGDSVLVPDPGYPVYKAGTILAGGSPLTMPLHAENGFLPDLKDIEKKYGPQLINCKMMFLNYPNNPTSAIADEGFFKEVVDFAQRHNIIICHDATYSEITYDNYKAQSFLETEGAKNVGVEFHSLSKSCNMTGWRIGFVVGNREVIVGLGKVKTNMDSGAPNHMQIAGIEAINTMQENLGRILPVYKERRDLLVKAMQEAGINMQSPKATFYLWIPVPAGMKSVDFCGKVLEECGVLVTPGTGFGAEGEGYFRISLTASTEKIEEAYKRIKNLKL; encoded by the coding sequence ATGATTGATGTTTCAAAAAAATTAAAAGCACTTGTTGAATACCCTTTTGCAGAACTTGACAGAAAAAAAGCAGAAGTTTTGAAAAAAGGTGGTGACGTTATATCCCTTGGAATTGGCGACCCCGATTTAGGACCGTTTCCGAGTGTAATAGAAAAACTAAAAGAATCAACATCAACGCTCAATGTAAATAAATACCCTTCATATAAAGGCAGCGAAGAATTACGCTACGCTGTTGCAAAATGGTATAAAGACAGATTCGGTGTAAAACTTGACCATGAAACAGAAGTTCTAATTCTAATAGGCGCAAAAGAAGGCATAGGACATATACCATTGGCTTTTGTTGACCAAGGGGACAGCGTATTAGTACCAGACCCCGGATATCCGGTATATAAGGCGGGCACTATTCTGGCTGGTGGTTCACCTTTAACTATGCCATTGCACGCAGAAAACGGATTTCTTCCGGATCTAAAAGACATTGAAAAAAAATATGGGCCTCAACTTATAAACTGTAAAATGATGTTCTTAAATTATCCAAATAACCCGACCAGCGCCATAGCTGACGAAGGCTTTTTTAAAGAAGTCGTCGATTTTGCGCAGCGACACAATATAATCATCTGCCACGATGCAACTTATTCGGAAATTACTTATGATAACTATAAAGCACAAAGCTTTCTGGAAACAGAAGGAGCCAAAAATGTCGGAGTAGAATTCCATTCGCTTTCAAAATCCTGCAATATGACAGGTTGGAGAATTGGATTTGTAGTAGGCAATAGAGAAGTAATTGTAGGATTGGGGAAAGTAAAAACAAACATGGATTCAGGTGCGCCAAACCATATGCAGATTGCAGGGATAGAAGCGATAAATACAATGCAGGAAAATTTGGGAAGGATTCTTCCGGTATATAAAGAGAGAAGAGACCTATTAGTGAAAGCAATGCAGGAAGCAGGCATCAATATGCAGTCTCCAAAAGCGACATTCTACCTGTGGATTCCTGTCCCTGCTGGCATGAAGTCTGTAGACTTCTGCGGGAAAGTACTTGAAGAATGCGGCGTTCTGGTAACACCCGGCACAGGTTTTGGAGCTGAAGGTGAAGGTTATTTCAGGATAAGCTTAACCGCCTCCACAGAAAAAATAGAAGAAGCATATAAAAGAATTAAAAATTTGAAATTGTAA
- the gdhA gene encoding NADP-specific glutamate dehydrogenase, which translates to MSNKIESFMEKIIKKNPGEQEFHQAVKEVAESVIPFIEKNPKYKKAKILERIAEPERVIMFRVPWLDDKGEVQINRGFRVQMNNAIGPYKGGLRFHPTVYLGLLKFLAFEQVFKNSLTTLPMGGGKGGSDFDPKGKSDNEVMKFCQSFMTELCRHIGPNTDIPAGDIGVGGREIGFMFGQYKRLRNEFTGILTGKGLNWGGSLIRPEATGYGCVYFVEAMLKHKGDTLKGKTCAVSGSGNVAQYTAEKVNQLGGKCVTLSDSNGTIYDPKGIDEKKLAYVMELKNVKRGRIKEYAKKYGCKYSEGKRPWGVKCDIAFPSATQNEISKSDAKELVKNGCIAVGEGANMPTTPEAITVFQKAKILYGPGKAANAGGVSTSGLEMSQNSQRLPWSRKEVDNKLHEIMVNIHQTCVKYGTEGKYVNYVKGANIGGFVKVADAMLDQGLV; encoded by the coding sequence ATGTCTAATAAGATTGAATCTTTTATGGAAAAAATCATCAAGAAAAATCCTGGTGAACAGGAATTCCATCAGGCGGTAAAAGAGGTAGCTGAATCTGTGATACCGTTTATTGAAAAGAACCCAAAATATAAAAAAGCTAAGATATTAGAAAGAATAGCAGAACCCGAGAGAGTAATAATGTTCCGCGTTCCTTGGCTTGACGATAAAGGTGAAGTCCAAATTAACCGCGGCTTCCGCGTTCAAATGAACAACGCTATCGGCCCGTACAAAGGGGGACTACGTTTTCATCCCACTGTTTATTTAGGACTTTTAAAGTTTCTTGCTTTTGAACAGGTTTTCAAAAATAGCCTAACAACCCTTCCTATGGGTGGAGGCAAAGGCGGTTCTGACTTTGACCCTAAAGGAAAATCAGATAACGAAGTAATGAAGTTCTGCCAAAGTTTCATGACAGAACTTTGCAGACATATAGGCCCTAACACCGACATACCTGCAGGAGATATCGGCGTAGGAGGACGTGAAATCGGCTTCATGTTCGGTCAATACAAACGTCTCCGCAACGAATTCACTGGCATCCTCACAGGCAAAGGTCTCAACTGGGGCGGTAGCTTAATCAGACCTGAAGCCACAGGTTATGGTTGTGTTTATTTTGTGGAAGCAATGTTAAAACACAAAGGAGATACATTAAAAGGAAAAACTTGCGCAGTATCAGGTTCCGGTAATGTTGCACAATATACAGCAGAGAAAGTAAACCAGTTGGGAGGAAAATGTGTTACCCTTTCCGACTCAAACGGTACAATTTACGACCCTAAAGGCATAGACGAGAAAAAATTAGCATATGTCATGGAACTTAAAAACGTAAAACGCGGTCGTATCAAAGAATATGCTAAAAAATACGGATGCAAATATTCCGAAGGCAAACGTCCTTGGGGCGTAAAATGCGATATTGCTTTCCCATCTGCAACACAAAATGAGATAAGCAAATCAGATGCAAAAGAGCTGGTTAAAAACGGTTGTATAGCTGTGGGAGAAGGCGCAAACATGCCTACAACACCTGAAGCTATAACAGTCTTCCAGAAGGCTAAGATTCTATACGGTCCCGGCAAAGCAGCTAACGCTGGCGGGGTTTCTACTTCAGGACTTGAAATGTCACAGAATAGCCAAAGGCTTCCTTGGTCAAGAAAAGAAGTTGACAACAAACTTCATGAAATTATGGTTAATATACATCAGACATGTGTTAAATATGGGACAGAAGGTAAATACGTCAACTATGTAAAAGGAGCAAATATCGGCGGATTTGTAAAAGTCGCCGATGCAATGTTAGATCAAGGTCTGGTATAA
- a CDS encoding sigma-70 family RNA polymerase sigma factor: protein MDFRILLEKITPALKHIARKHLLYGFYDEKDLYQEMCLYLWQNYANGLPIGINEAYVIKGCEFHIQNFLRKGRPKTPLSSLDKLISPEGLTLGDILEDKKTNLELDIDCKLTIDKIKSIGLNDKERKVFYSLLKGYTVREIAKEIGCSHVMVIKHKKNITKKWQKKGYQE from the coding sequence ATGGACTTTAGAATATTACTGGAGAAAATAACGCCTGCACTGAAACATATTGCGCGAAAACATTTATTATATGGTTTTTATGATGAGAAAGACCTTTACCAAGAAATGTGTCTTTATCTGTGGCAGAATTACGCAAACGGACTACCGATAGGCATAAATGAAGCATATGTGATCAAGGGATGCGAATTCCATATACAGAATTTCTTAAGAAAAGGCAGACCCAAAACACCTCTTTCAAGCCTTGATAAACTAATATCTCCCGAAGGATTAACTTTGGGCGATATTCTTGAAGATAAAAAAACAAACCTTGAATTAGATATAGATTGCAAACTTACAATTGATAAAATAAAAAGCATAGGGTTAAACGACAAAGAACGAAAGGTATTCTATTCTTTGCTTAAAGGATATACTGTTCGAGAGATAGCAAAAGAAATAGGATGTTCACATGTTATGGTTATTAAGCATAAAAAGAACATAACAAAAAAATGGCAAAAAAAAGGTTACCAAGAGTAG
- a CDS encoding ammonium transporter, with translation MLHRVLKVIPLALLFTFGLAIYAFADEPSAASNAVAINTVWTLVAAFLVFFMQPGFAMVEVGFTRAKNASNILMKNLMDFSVGSIAFWLVGFGIMFGADKLGLFGTSGFFLSAANPATGEGLWQFAYWMFQIVFAATAATIVSGAMAERTKFPAYLIYSVFICALIYPVVGHWIWGGGWLSSKGIIDFAGSTVVHSVGGWAALAGAILLGPRLGKYNKDKTSNAIPGHNIPLAALGVFILWFGWFGFNAGSTTAGTNLSIATIAVTTNLAAAAAAITAMFTAWKKFGKPDTSMAFNGALAGLVAITAPCASVSPLSAIIIGAIAGILVVLSVEFIDKVLHIDDPVGAISVHGVCGAWGTLSVGLFAQSAYGQSSGIGAVNGFFFGGGLSQFFTQLLGVGSVFIWVFGTASILFFIIKKTIGLRVSKEDELKGLDITEHGMESYAGFQIFTTEK, from the coding sequence ATGTTACATAGAGTATTAAAAGTAATTCCACTAGCGCTATTATTTACTTTCGGATTGGCAATATACGCATTTGCCGATGAGCCTAGTGCAGCAAGTAATGCCGTAGCCATTAATACCGTCTGGACTCTGGTAGCGGCATTCTTAGTTTTCTTTATGCAGCCGGGTTTTGCTATGGTTGAGGTCGGTTTTACCAGGGCAAAAAATGCCTCAAATATTTTAATGAAAAATCTTATGGATTTTTCAGTGGGTTCAATTGCTTTCTGGCTGGTAGGTTTTGGGATTATGTTTGGTGCGGATAAATTAGGTCTTTTTGGCACCAGCGGATTTTTCTTAAGTGCCGCTAATCCTGCAACAGGGGAAGGCTTATGGCAATTTGCTTACTGGATGTTTCAAATAGTATTTGCCGCTACCGCTGCTACCATCGTTTCAGGAGCAATGGCGGAAAGGACAAAATTTCCGGCCTATCTAATTTACTCGGTTTTCATCTGTGCCTTAATCTATCCTGTAGTGGGCCACTGGATTTGGGGCGGCGGCTGGCTTTCAAGTAAAGGAATAATTGATTTTGCCGGTTCAACAGTAGTTCATTCAGTGGGCGGTTGGGCGGCCTTGGCCGGAGCAATATTGCTAGGTCCGAGGCTGGGGAAATACAACAAGGATAAAACCTCTAATGCTATTCCCGGGCATAACATTCCCTTAGCTGCATTGGGCGTGTTTATCCTCTGGTTTGGCTGGTTTGGTTTTAACGCTGGAAGCACGACTGCCGGCACTAATTTAAGTATTGCCACTATTGCAGTAACCACTAATTTAGCTGCTGCAGCCGCTGCGATTACAGCTATGTTTACTGCCTGGAAAAAATTCGGGAAGCCGGATACCAGTATGGCTTTTAACGGAGCATTAGCTGGTTTAGTAGCCATAACCGCTCCCTGTGCCAGTGTATCCCCTTTGAGCGCGATTATTATCGGGGCGATAGCCGGTATATTAGTAGTTCTTAGTGTTGAGTTTATAGATAAAGTTCTACATATTGACGACCCCGTAGGAGCAATATCGGTTCATGGCGTTTGCGGTGCTTGGGGTACTCTTTCAGTCGGGCTCTTTGCTCAAAGTGCTTATGGCCAGTCAAGCGGAATAGGCGCTGTAAACGGTTTTTTCTTCGGAGGAGGATTATCACAGTTTTTTACTCAATTATTAGGCGTGGGTTCAGTATTCATATGGGTATTTGGAACCGCCTCAATTCTCTTCTTTATTATTAAGAAAACTATAGGATTAAGAGTATCCAAAGAAGATGAGTTGAAAGGTCTGGATATTACTGAACATGGCATGGAGTCTTATGCTGGGTTTCAGATATTTACTACAGAAAAATGA
- a CDS encoding P-II family nitrogen regulator, whose product MKLIIAMIQPHKLPDVKKALYDAKVYKMTVSNALGCGQQKGFSETYRGVIHEVNLLKKVRLEIAVNKDFVEPTINAIIKGARTGNIGDGKIFVLDLQECIRIRTGERGYDAIG is encoded by the coding sequence ATGAAACTTATAATTGCAATGATACAACCGCACAAATTACCGGATGTAAAAAAAGCGCTCTATGATGCGAAAGTTTATAAAATGACTGTCTCCAATGCATTAGGTTGCGGGCAACAAAAAGGATTTAGTGAAACTTACCGTGGCGTAATCCACGAAGTGAATTTATTGAAAAAAGTAAGACTGGAGATAGCAGTTAACAAAGATTTTGTTGAACCAACAATTAACGCAATCATTAAAGGAGCAAGAACCGGCAACATCGGAGACGGCAAGATATTTGTTTTGGACTTACAGGAATGTATTAGAATAAGAACAGGGGAACGCGGATATGATGCTATAGGATAA